A stretch of the Photobacterium toruni genome encodes the following:
- a CDS encoding CTP synthase: MTTNYIFVTGGVVSSLGKGIAAASLAAILEARGLNVTMMKLDPYINVDPGTMSPTQHGEVFVTEDGAETDLDLGHYERFIRTKMTKRNNFTAGRVYADVLRKERRGDYLGATIQVIPHITNEIKDRVIAGAAGHDIAIVEVGGTVGDIESLPFMEAIRQLAVQQGRENTMFMHLTLVPYLAAAGEVKTKPTQHSVKELLSIGIQPDILVCRSDRVIPANERAKIALFCNVQEKAVISMKDVDSIYKIPQLIKAQGLDDLVCKRFGITAPEADLSEWEQVIYEEANPTTEVTIGLVGKYIELPDAYKSVNEALKHAGLKNRIAVHIKYIDSQDVESKGTDVLAGLDAILVPGGFGHRGIEGKILTAQYARENKIPYLGICLGMQVALIEFARNVANMADAHSTEFNAETKHPVVGLITEWVDSEGNVEERTEKSDLGGTMRLGSQLCHLQDGSKARELYAQASIHERHRHRYEVNNNLLPKLQKAGLKVSGLSADKKLVEIIEIPNHPWFVAAQFHPEFTSTPRDGHPLFEGFVKAAGIYHRGESDK, translated from the coding sequence ATGACAACGAATTATATTTTTGTTACGGGCGGAGTAGTATCCTCTCTAGGTAAAGGCATTGCTGCAGCATCTTTGGCAGCTATTCTAGAAGCACGTGGTCTTAATGTGACCATGATGAAATTAGACCCTTACATTAACGTTGATCCAGGCACAATGAGCCCTACTCAGCACGGTGAAGTATTCGTTACGGAAGACGGTGCAGAGACTGATCTTGACTTAGGTCACTACGAGCGTTTCATTCGTACTAAAATGACAAAGCGTAATAACTTTACAGCTGGTCGTGTGTACGCAGACGTATTACGCAAAGAGCGTCGTGGTGATTACCTAGGTGCAACGATTCAGGTTATTCCACATATCACAAACGAAATTAAAGATCGTGTGATTGCTGGTGCTGCGGGTCATGATATCGCGATTGTTGAAGTCGGCGGTACAGTTGGTGATATTGAATCACTACCATTTATGGAAGCTATTCGTCAGTTAGCAGTTCAACAAGGCCGTGAAAACACCATGTTTATGCACTTGACGCTAGTTCCTTACCTTGCTGCTGCTGGTGAAGTAAAAACTAAGCCAACGCAACACTCAGTAAAAGAATTACTTTCTATCGGTATTCAACCTGATATTTTGGTTTGCCGTAGTGATCGTGTTATTCCTGCTAACGAGCGCGCAAAAATTGCGTTGTTCTGTAATGTGCAAGAAAAAGCGGTTATCTCAATGAAAGACGTAGATTCAATCTACAAAATCCCACAGCTTATTAAGGCACAAGGTCTTGATGACTTAGTATGTAAGCGTTTTGGTATTACTGCACCAGAAGCTGATTTATCGGAGTGGGAACAAGTTATTTATGAAGAAGCTAACCCGACAACTGAAGTAACAATTGGTCTGGTTGGTAAGTATATTGAACTGCCTGATGCATACAAATCAGTTAACGAAGCGCTTAAACACGCGGGTTTAAAAAATCGTATAGCAGTACACATTAAATATATTGATTCTCAAGATGTTGAGTCTAAAGGTACTGATGTACTTGCAGGTCTTGATGCAATCTTAGTACCTGGCGGCTTTGGTCACCGTGGTATTGAAGGTAAAATTCTGACTGCTCAATATGCGCGTGAAAACAAAATCCCTTATTTAGGTATTTGTTTAGGTATGCAAGTCGCATTAATTGAATTTGCACGTAATGTAGCAAACATGGCGGATGCACACTCAACAGAATTTAACGCTGAAACTAAGCACCCAGTGGTTGGCTTAATCACTGAGTGGGTTGATAGCGAAGGTAATGTAGAAGAGCGTACTGAAAAGTCTGATCTAGGTGGCACCATGCGCCTTGGTTCTCAGTTATGTCATCTTCAAGATGGTTCAAAAGCACGTGAATTGTATGCACAAGCGTCAATCCATGAGCGTCACCGTCACCGTTACGAAGTAAATAACAACTTGCTACCTAAGTTACAGAAAGCGGGTCTGAAAGTATCAGGTCTGTCTGCTGACAAGAAGCTAGTTGAAATTATTGAAATTCCGAATCACCCTTGGTTCGTTGCTGCACAGTTCCACCCAGAATTCACATCAACACCTCGTGATGGTCACCCATTATTTGAAGGTTTTGTTAAAGCTGCGGGTATTTATCACCGCGGTGAATCTGATAAGTAA
- the eno gene encoding phosphopyruvate hydratase produces the protein MSKIVKVLAREIIDSRGNPTIEAEVHLEGGFVGMAAAPSGASTGSREALELRDGDKSRFLGKGVLKAVAAANGPIAEVLMGKDATDQAAIDQLMIDLDGTENKSNFGANAILAVSLANAKAAAASKGMPLYEHIAELNGTAGQFSMPLPMMNIINGGEHADNTVDIQEFMIQPVGAKTLREAVRMGSEVFHSLAKVLKSKGMSTAVGDEGGFAPNLESNEAALKAIQEAVEAAGYELGTDITLAMDCAASEFYNKEQGIYDLKGEGKQFTSEEFNYFLKDLTEKFPAIVSIEDGLDESDWAGFKHQTELLGDKIQLVGDDLFVTNTKIFAEGIEKGITNSILIKLNQIGSLTETLAAIKMAKDAGYTAVISHRSGETEDATIADLAVGTAAGQIKTGSMSRSDRVAKYNQLIRIEEALGERAAFNGLKEVKGQA, from the coding sequence ATGTCTAAGATCGTTAAAGTTCTAGCTCGTGAAATCATTGACTCACGTGGCAACCCAACAATTGAAGCTGAAGTTCACCTAGAAGGTGGTTTCGTTGGTATGGCTGCTGCACCGTCTGGTGCTTCTACGGGTTCTCGTGAAGCTCTTGAGCTTCGTGATGGCGATAAATCTCGTTTCCTAGGTAAAGGTGTTCTTAAAGCTGTTGCTGCTGCAAACGGTCCTATCGCTGAAGTACTAATGGGTAAAGACGCGACTGATCAAGCTGCAATCGACCAACTAATGATCGACCTTGATGGTACTGAAAACAAATCTAACTTTGGTGCTAACGCAATCCTAGCTGTTTCTCTAGCGAACGCAAAAGCAGCTGCTGCATCTAAAGGCATGCCTTTATATGAGCACATTGCTGAGCTAAACGGTACTGCAGGTCAGTTCTCTATGCCTCTACCTATGATGAACATCATCAATGGTGGTGAGCACGCAGATAACACTGTTGATATTCAAGAGTTCATGATTCAGCCTGTAGGTGCTAAAACACTTCGTGAAGCTGTACGTATGGGTTCTGAAGTATTCCACAGCCTAGCTAAAGTTCTTAAGTCTAAGGGCATGAGCACAGCTGTTGGTGATGAAGGTGGTTTCGCGCCAAACCTTGAGTCAAACGAAGCTGCTCTTAAAGCAATTCAAGAAGCTGTTGAAGCTGCAGGTTACGAGCTAGGTACAGATATTACTCTAGCTATGGACTGTGCTGCTTCTGAGTTCTACAACAAAGAACAAGGCATCTACGACCTTAAAGGTGAAGGTAAGCAATTCACTTCAGAAGAGTTTAACTACTTCCTGAAAGATCTTACTGAGAAGTTCCCAGCTATCGTTTCTATCGAAGATGGTCTAGACGAATCAGATTGGGCTGGCTTCAAGCACCAAACTGAACTACTAGGTGACAAGATTCAACTAGTAGGTGACGATCTATTCGTTACAAACACTAAGATTTTCGCTGAAGGTATTGAGAAAGGCATCACTAACTCAATCCTAATCAAGCTTAACCAAATCGGTTCTCTAACTGAAACTTTAGCTGCAATCAAGATGGCTAAAGATGCTGGTTACACTGCTGTTATCTCTCACCGTTCAGGCGAGACAGAAGACGCAACTATCGCAGATCTAGCGGTAGGTACAGCTGCAGGTCAAATCAAAACTGGTTCTATGAGCCGTTCTGACCGTGTTGCTAAGTACAACCAACTTATCCGTATCGAAGAAGCACTAGGTGAACGTGCTGCTTTCAACGGTCTTAAAGAAGTTAAAGGTCAAGCTTAA
- the mazG gene encoding nucleoside triphosphate pyrophosphohydrolase — translation MTNKTTLDINHLLTIMAQLRDPQTGCPWDLKQDFDSIVPYTIEEAYEVADAIEQKNWIDVKEELGDLLFQVVFYSQLATEQGLFDFDDVVAGISEKLTRRHPHVFGDVTLADEAAIKQNWEAEKAKERADKAQDTSLLANIPLALPALTRANKIQQRCASQGFDWDTLGPVVDKVKEELDEVMDEVIQTPQQQAKIAEEMGDLLFSVVNLSRHLDVKPEHALQQANKKFERRFRQVEKNVLEQGKSFGQCSLTELDREWDRVKQHERKK, via the coding sequence ATGACCAATAAAACCACCCTTGATATCAACCATCTATTAACCATTATGGCGCAGTTGCGAGATCCACAAACGGGATGTCCGTGGGATCTTAAACAAGATTTTGATTCGATTGTTCCTTATACCATTGAAGAAGCCTATGAAGTTGCTGATGCGATTGAACAAAAAAATTGGATTGATGTAAAAGAAGAACTGGGTGATTTATTATTTCAAGTGGTGTTTTATAGTCAATTAGCGACAGAACAAGGCTTGTTTGATTTTGATGATGTGGTGGCGGGGATTAGTGAGAAATTAACGCGTCGCCATCCACATGTTTTTGGTGACGTTACATTAGCTGATGAAGCAGCGATTAAGCAAAATTGGGAAGCAGAAAAAGCCAAAGAGCGTGCTGATAAGGCACAAGATACCAGTTTACTTGCTAATATTCCTTTAGCATTACCAGCGCTTACTCGAGCCAATAAAATTCAACAACGCTGTGCAAGCCAAGGCTTTGATTGGGACACGTTAGGCCCAGTTGTTGATAAAGTGAAAGAAGAGTTAGATGAAGTAATGGATGAGGTTATTCAGACGCCTCAACAGCAAGCTAAAATAGCTGAAGAAATGGGTGATCTGTTATTTTCAGTGGTGAATCTAAGTCGCCATCTTGATGTCAAACCTGAACATGCATTACAACAGGCAAATAAAAAATTTGAGCGACGTTTTCGCCAAGTTGAAAAAAATGTGCTAGAACAAGGTAAGTCATTCGGTCAATGTTCACTAACTGAGCTAGATCGTGAGTGGGATCGCGTTAAACAACATGAACGCAAAAAATAA
- the ftsB gene encoding cell division protein FtsB: MRLFIIILLVILAWLQYDFWDGKNGMNEYTAVKESVALQQAANTELQQRNQQMYAEIKDLHGGKEAVEERARNDLGLIKPGETFVRVLDDNN; encoded by the coding sequence ATGCGTCTGTTTATCATTATCCTGCTAGTGATTTTAGCTTGGCTGCAGTACGATTTTTGGGACGGTAAAAACGGTATGAATGAATATACCGCAGTAAAAGAAAGCGTTGCTTTACAGCAGGCCGCTAATACTGAATTACAACAGCGAAATCAACAAATGTACGCAGAAATTAAAGATCTTCATGGCGGTAAAGAAGCTGTAGAAGAGCGTGCGCGTAATGATTTAGGTTTAATTAAACCGGGTGAAACTTTTGTTCGAGTGCTAGATGATAATAACTAA
- the relA gene encoding GTP diphosphokinase, producing MVAVRGAHLKENTIFELASWVESLRLDAKTFGRLEGAYLRCQELVVDQENGTLLLWRGREMVEILVTLSMDADTLISAMLYPLVEAGCYSHEQVKEDYNGTILHLVEGVEQMYAISQLKSTAEEAAQSAQVDSIRRMLLSMVDDFRCVVIKLAERICNLREVKNEPDAVRRIAAQECANIYAPLANRLGIGQLKWEIEDYAFRYQHPEIYKQIAKQLSERRIDREGYITHFVDDLSDAMQASNIRAEVQGRPKHIYSIWRKMQKKSLEFDELFDVRAVRIVAEELQDCYAALGVVHTKYRHLPKEFDDYVANPKPNGYQSIHTVVLGPEGKTIEIQIRTKQMHEESELGVAAHWKYKEGPAASSGAQSAYDEKINWLRKLLVWQEEMSDSGEMLDELRSQVFDDRVYAFTPKGDVVDLPSNATPLDFAYHIHSEVGHRCIGAKVEGRIVPFTYHLQMGDQVEIITQKEPNPSRDWLNPNQGFVTSSRARAKVHAWFRKQDRDKNIIAGKEILEAELSKIHATLKDAHSYASKRFNVNSPEELYAGIGSGDLRINQIINHINALINKPTAEEEDQQLLDKLSEASDKASHTTKKPRRDSVVVEGVDNLMTHLARCCQPIPGDDIQGFVTQGRGISVHRHDCEQLEELRHHAPERIIDTVWGSGFIGNYTITVRVTASERNGLLKELTNTLMNEKVKVAGMKSRVDYKKQMSIMDFELELTDLDVLGRVLKRIEQVKDVAQAKRLYS from the coding sequence ATGGTCGCAGTACGTGGAGCACATCTAAAAGAAAACACGATATTTGAGTTAGCCTCATGGGTCGAAAGTTTACGTTTGGATGCAAAAACGTTTGGACGTTTAGAAGGAGCTTATCTACGTTGTCAGGAACTGGTTGTTGATCAAGAAAACGGTACGTTGCTGTTATGGCGCGGGCGTGAAATGGTCGAGATTCTGGTGACGTTAAGCATGGACGCCGATACATTAATATCGGCAATGCTATATCCATTAGTTGAAGCGGGTTGTTATAGCCATGAGCAAGTAAAAGAAGATTACAACGGCACTATTCTGCATTTAGTAGAAGGTGTTGAGCAAATGTATGCGATCAGTCAGCTTAAATCGACCGCAGAAGAAGCCGCTCAATCAGCCCAAGTTGATAGCATTCGTCGAATGTTATTATCGATGGTTGATGATTTTCGCTGCGTGGTCATCAAATTGGCTGAACGTATTTGTAATTTACGTGAAGTTAAAAATGAGCCAGATGCTGTACGCCGCATCGCCGCCCAAGAGTGTGCCAATATTTATGCACCATTGGCAAACCGATTGGGTATTGGGCAGTTAAAATGGGAAATTGAAGATTATGCTTTCCGTTATCAACATCCCGAGATCTATAAGCAAATAGCGAAACAGCTTTCAGAGCGTCGCATTGATCGTGAAGGCTACATTACGCATTTTGTTGATGATTTATCAGATGCGATGCAAGCTTCAAATATTCGTGCTGAAGTGCAAGGACGCCCTAAGCATATTTACAGTATTTGGCGCAAAATGCAGAAGAAAAGCTTAGAGTTTGATGAGCTTTTTGATGTGCGGGCGGTACGAATTGTGGCTGAAGAGCTGCAAGATTGTTACGCTGCATTAGGGGTGGTACATACTAAATATCGTCATTTACCCAAAGAATTTGATGATTATGTCGCTAATCCTAAACCAAATGGTTATCAATCGATTCATACCGTAGTACTGGGTCCTGAAGGTAAGACCATTGAAATTCAGATCCGTACCAAGCAAATGCATGAAGAGTCAGAGCTAGGTGTTGCTGCGCACTGGAAATATAAGGAAGGTCCTGCAGCTTCTAGTGGCGCTCAGTCTGCGTATGATGAAAAAATCAATTGGTTACGCAAGTTACTGGTATGGCAGGAAGAAATGTCGGATTCTGGTGAGATGCTTGATGAGCTTCGTAGCCAAGTATTTGATGATCGTGTTTATGCGTTTACGCCTAAAGGTGATGTGGTTGATTTACCATCAAATGCAACCCCATTAGACTTTGCTTATCATATTCACTCAGAAGTCGGGCATCGTTGTATTGGAGCAAAAGTAGAAGGTCGAATTGTACCCTTTACTTACCATTTGCAAATGGGGGATCAGGTTGAAATTATTACCCAAAAAGAGCCGAATCCTTCTCGTGATTGGTTAAATCCAAATCAAGGTTTTGTAACATCTAGTCGTGCCCGTGCCAAGGTGCATGCTTGGTTCCGTAAGCAAGATCGCGATAAAAATATTATTGCAGGTAAAGAAATTCTTGAAGCGGAACTGAGTAAGATCCACGCAACCTTAAAAGATGCGCACTCTTATGCCAGTAAACGCTTTAATGTTAATTCACCAGAAGAGTTATATGCGGGAATTGGTAGTGGTGATTTGCGGATAAACCAAATAATCAACCACATTAATGCGCTAATTAACAAACCAACAGCAGAAGAAGAAGATCAGCAATTACTTGATAAGTTGTCAGAAGCAAGTGATAAAGCTTCTCATACGACGAAGAAACCGCGTCGTGATTCGGTTGTGGTTGAAGGGGTTGATAACTTAATGACCCACTTAGCACGTTGTTGTCAGCCTATCCCTGGTGATGATATTCAAGGCTTTGTTACTCAAGGGCGTGGTATTTCGGTGCACCGTCATGATTGTGAACAGCTAGAAGAGCTGCGTCATCATGCACCTGAACGTATTATTGATACGGTTTGGGGGAGCGGATTTATTGGTAACTATACCATTACTGTTCGTGTTACTGCGTCAGAGCGTAATGGTTTGTTAAAAGAACTCACCAATACGTTGATGAACGAGAAAGTTAAAGTTGCGGGCATGAAGAGTCGGGTTGATTATAAAAAACAAATGTCGATCATGGATTTTGAACTTGAGTTAACCGATCTTGATGTATTAGGCCGAGTGCTAAAACGCATTGAACAAGTAAAAGATGTTGCACAAGCTAAACGTTTATACAGTTAG